One segment of Macrotis lagotis isolate mMagLag1 chromosome 1, bilby.v1.9.chrom.fasta, whole genome shotgun sequence DNA contains the following:
- the LOC141507919 gene encoding olfactory receptor 52N2-like, whose product MYSSNATSLTPAFFILNGVPGLESSHIWISLPFFFMYLIAVLGNSGLLYLIRHEESLHRPMYYFLALLSFTDVALCTTTVPNMLFIFWFNLKDISFNACLVQMFFVHMLTGMESGVLMLMALDRYVAICYPLRYTTILTNSVIAKGGFITFLRGVMLIIPFTFLSKRLPYCQGNTIPHTYCDHMSVAKVSCGNVKVNAIYGLMVALLIGVFDICCISVSYTMILRAVVSLSSADARHKAFSTCTSHICAIVITYVPAFFTFFTHRFGGNTIPHHIHIIVANLYLLLPPTMNPIVYGVKTKQIREGVIKLLFGEKSF is encoded by the coding sequence ATGTATAGCTCCAATGCCACCAGCTTGACACCAGCATTCTTCATTCTGAATGGAGTTCCTGGATTGGAATCATCTCACATATGGATCTCCCTCCCATTCTTTTTCATGTACCTCATTGCTGTTTTGGGGAATAGTGGACTCCTCTATTTAATTCGCCATGAGGAATCCTTGCACCGACCAATGTATTACTTTTTGGCTCTTCTCTCCTTCACTGATGTTGCCCTCTGTACTACAACTGTGCCCAATATGCTCTTTATCTTCTGGTTCAACCTTAAGGACATCTCCTTTAATGCTTGCCTGGTCCAGATGTTCTTTGTTCATATGTTGACTGGGATGGAATCTGGTGTACTCATGCTCATGGCCCTGGATCGCTATGTGGCCATTTGCTACCCCCTACGCTACACTACTATCCTCACCAATTCTGTTATTGCCAAGGGTGGGTTTATCACCTTCCTGCGGGGTGTGATGCTCATCATCCCTTTCACTTTCCTCTCCAAGAGGCTTCCCTACTGCCAAGGAAATACCATCCCTCATACTTACTGTGACCACATGTCTGTAGCTAAGGTCTCCTGTGGGAATGTCAAAGTCAATGCTATCTATGGTTTGATGGTAGCTCTACTAATAGGTGTATTTGATATCTGTTGCATCTCCGTGTCTTATACCATGATTCTCCGAGCTGTGGTAAGTCTTTCCTCTGCAGATGCCCGACACAAAGCCTTTAGTACCTGCACATCTCACATTTGTGCTATAGTTATTACCTATGTTCctgctttcttcactttcttcacCCATCGCTTTGGAGGAAACACTATTCCCCACCACATTCACATCATTGTGGCCAATCTCTACTTGCTCCTACCTCCCACAATGAACCCTATTGTATATGGAGTAAAGACCAAGCAGATAAGAGAGGGAGTGATCAAATTATTATTTGGGGAGAAAAGTTTCTAG